The Cynocephalus volans isolate mCynVol1 chromosome 1, mCynVol1.pri, whole genome shotgun sequence region AAAATGAGGAACATCAGTTTACAAAACCACTTTGCTTTGTAAAATCTTGCTTTGAAGATTTTAGGCTTCCTAAAATCTTTGCTCATGAGAAACTAGAAAGAACAAATGTAATACCCACCCTCCATGTctaatgtaaaaaagactactTACCTCATGCGCTAACATTTTATAGAGTTCTTCTCTAGTTACAGAAATCCTCTCTCTGTCTGTACTGTCCACCACAACTATTACAAACtaaaataattaccaaaaaaattATTAGTGATTACATAATTTGATTCTGCAAAATTTCTAAAGAGCTTATTTGATTTACACGCTACTAAtatcaagaaattagaattttatgGTATTGTTGGAAAACCAAAGATACCTACTATACATTGTGAAGCCTCAAGACATGTGAGTTAGATCCATTTCTAACTGAAAtgtatttactaatttttaagagaaaagagaatatgaTACTAACATTCGAACCAATATATAAcacatttgttttctaaattagTATCTCGAAAGCTAATGGGTCTACATCCATCTGcactataaatcaataagaaaaaaatacattatggTCCTAAATTTAAGTTACTTCCAGACAGGTATTATTTATTAACATCAATTTGACTAAAAGGGCATGTGTGTGAGAATAATGTGACAGCTAAAGaaatcaatttctttaaaaatcaacaaattgaAAGAATGAATCTACATCTAAAAACAAGCACTCTTTCTTATACAAACAGCATCTGCTTCCTGCAAGCACAACTTTCCTCAACTGATGAAGAGACTGGTATCAGAAAATGTAAGGAAGCATCTACTTCAAACAGGGAGATATATGAAAGGgcctacaacagtgcctggcctGTGCTCGACACTCAGTTAGTGCTTCCTGAGTGTATAAATACCTAACAAAATACTTATTATGTACTGTAAGAGTTCAAGGGAAGAGGAGATCACATCCATTTGACCTGGTGGAGAGGGGGCTTTGGAAGATTTTGGAAAGCCTGACTCTTCCAATGTGGCTTTTCTAGAATTAAATATGTAAACTgtagcaataataaaaatgtatttgtttagtggggaaaaaaaaaaagaagaagatgcaAGGAAGCACTTGCAAAGACTCTGAATGGGAATAGGCTCCACTGCACCTCCTCCTCAACACCACGAGTACCAAAAAGCAAATGGGAAACTGGAGCAAATGCAGATTTAACTTACTTTATGACGGCATTTATGATGCCCAAGTTAATTCTGACTGCCTACTGTTAACACACACTATTTTTTAGAACTggattttaatttacaaataaaccACTGTGATTTTCAGGGTCTTTTCTAGTCTTCTGATTTCATCAACCATAAGGAAGATGGATAAAAGAATTGCTACTTTACCTTTTCTTTCACCTGATAGTTTACTGATAGGTGGCTTTGTTACTGTAATACATGTtctattccaaagtattttaataAAGCTGCTAATTTCCATGTTGTTGGCATGTATTTTATACCAAGGGTACCCTATATACCTTTATACATTTATAACTATATATAccatttcttttccaaaaaacaTCATTAAATGCTCAATGGAATGCTGGGGAATCAGGTCATTAGAGACACTTACTAGTGTGTTAATTACTTATAAGTCAGTTTTACATACATTTAGAGTATGTTTTATTAACATATAATCAACACTACAAAAACAATTGTCACAGCCTTCCAGTTTGCAGGTCTATACCATAAAGTGCTCAAATGCAACAGGTCTTAAATTATTTCTTGGAAAGTAATGTGTAAACAAAAACATGATTTTGTCTAAAATgcttcataattaaaaaaaaaaaactctttaatgCGCAATTATGTTgcataaaagaaaattcacagtaAAACTTTGGTTTGGATTTAAACCACCAGAGCCCTCTCATATAACTAGGATTTCTCTTGCTCATCCGAACATAAATAGTAACAGAGAAATGAAAGTGCATACTGTGAGATGGAAGTCATAAAAACAACTACTTAAGTTCTGGGATCAATATACAATCAGACTAATCAACCACCAATTCTCCCCACAGAGGTTCAATGATAGTAGATATACAGAACAATGACACTGAAACAGGGAATTAAAATTTCTACTATGCTTAAACTCTACATATATTAACATACTGtgatatttcaaaaagattaacTATAAGGGTTCAAATTTAGGTATTCCCCAAGCATCCTGTTCACAGACATTTTAGTATATTAAGAAACATTACCTCTGTGTTAGTATAGTAAGTGTTCCAGGAAGAACGAAGAGATTCTTGGCCACCAATATCCCACATTAGGAAACGTGTATTGTTTATCACTATCTCTTCGACATTACTTCCTATTGTAGGGGATGTATGTACAACTTCATTCATAgaactggggggaaaaaattcacatatattATAATTATCAAGAAATCTAAGTCGTCTGATTGAACAATTTTCAATCAAGGGACAAATCATCATGGCCTTATTTATATTTGATATCCAAATATTCTCTTTCCAGTAGCTCATAACATAAACAAGCTGAGGTTTAAACAGAGCTGGAACTAGGTAGTAGATTGTCTGGAATATTCCAGATCGttccaggaaactatacaaatatattttttcctacttaCTACAAGCAAAAGAGCTTTAATGCAAAACAAGTGAGCAACATGCTCAATCTCATATAAATTTCTACTCTCTACAAACAGTTGCTTAAATTTGGCTCCTGGTTTATTGTCAACCTGCTTCCTTACACAGTAAATTAGGttctatataatttttcattGCTTTCATTGATCAAGTATCCACACAGGAAGAAAAAGTAactagaaacaacaaaaaagtaaattttctacaaaaaagtaaattttttaaggTAGTTAATACTTACAATTGGTAAAGAATGGTAGTTTTCCCTGCAttgtccagcccaacaatgataACTTTGTgctctgaaagaaagaaaacaccagtgGTCTATTAattacagacaaaaaaaaaaaaagatttcctatTGCAcccttgttttagtccgttttgtgttgctataatagaaatacctgagactgggtaatttataaaggaaagaggtttatttggcttacaattctgggacagctgcacctggcaagggcctcaggctgcttctactcatggcggaaagtccTCCATGCCGTCACTCCTCCACCAGAGCTGCTTTCCGCAGTCCTCCAAGTGCCATCTACGGCTCCTTTGCCCAACCAAGTCTCCACCTAGTTCCCTGCTCTGGGGAATGGCAGATGTGCCCCCAGAGACACACCCCAATGGAAGCCCTTCACTACAGACTTCCTTCATGATGGTCATTTCTGTGTCTGCGTGTCTTACCCTACCTGATTAAAACAAACCCCAAGTGAATAGATTACGGTGAAACAATGCCAGTGTCTTTGGAGCCACACCCTGTTGCAGAAtgaataaagttttcagagaggaagcattcacTCCAGGCAGCGGCCGCTGTCTGCTCTCACTGTTGTTCCCTCAGCtgggcaggtacaagcagatcacatggcaagagagggagcaagagagagggagaaggtgccagggtctttttaaacaatcagctctcgtgagaactaatagagtgagaactcactcattactccccctcccccagggaaagcagtaattcattcataagggatctgcccccatgactcaatcagtttccaacactgccacattggggatcaaatttccgcatgagttttggaggggacaacacatccaaactccatcattccacccctggcccccccaaactcatgttcctcttacatacaaaatacaatcattccatcccaacagttcCAAAAGTCtaagcttgttccagcaccaacttaaaagtccaaagtctcctctgagaccaaaagaaaaagtccctccagctgtgaacctgcgaaaaccaaatttatctactgccaagatacaatggtggaacagacactgggtacacgtttccattccaaaagggaggaataggcccgaagaaaggaaaaacatgccCCAAACAAGCCCGAAACCTAGCAGGGTAGACATTacatcttaaagctccaaaataatgttctttgactccaagtcctgcatcctgggcacaactgggcatctgggcccccaaagcatcaggcagccttgttcccaaaGCTCTGCCAGGCGCAGCCCAGTAGGCCACGCTGGTGCCTGtgacttttccaggcctgcattgcacgttaccagtggccccgaagttctggggtcctggcggcagccctgctgcattggctctactagacatttccctgtgggggctctctgtgggggctctgaccccactttcctgcttggcattggtctgtagatggcctctgcagtggctccgcccctgcagcaggtctctgcctgggcccccaggcttttccatacatcctctggactctgggtggaggctgccacacctccactgctctcacgtcctgcctGCCTGCAGACTTAACGCAACATGGCTGCCACtgaggtttcgggcctctactctcaAGGGCtactgcatgaaccacacttggggccactccagccagagcagctgggatgcagggagcaggatcccgagggcagctgcgTCCCAGGtatgtcctccaggataactcagtccttctaggcctcagggtctgtgatgggtggggcatccttccagacttctgaaatgcctgcagggttttcctctcattttttccACTATTagtatctggctgcctcactgtcaagataatgtctttagcaaccagtttatctgcttcacccttgcattgttcgcctttactgcatggccaggctgcaaattttccaagtctctacgctctgattcccttttaaattctggctttacatcatgattttgccgccataactcagagtaggttcttaaaagcaaccatgcagcttccttaatgctttgctgcttagaaatttctttggccaaatgctctggttcacaattcttaagttccaacttccataaagtccaagggcatggacacaatgcagccaggttccttgctatggtgtagcaagggttatctttggtccagttcccaataagttcctcattcctatctgagacctcattatccacatggcctttactgtccacatttctatcagcattctgctcgccaccacataagtctctaagacattccaaactttccctcgtctttttctcttcttctaagttctccaaactcctccaacctttgcccattacccagtaccaaagctgcatccacattttcaagtatctgtatacaacatcccactcctcggtaccaattttctgttttagtctgttttgtgttgctataacagaaatacctgagactgagtgatttataaaggaaagaggtttatttggcttacgattctgggatagctgcatctggcacgggcctcaggctgcttctactcatggcggaaagcggcaggcagctggcggttacaagcagatcacagggcgagagaggaagcaagagagaggaagcaagagaaagagagaggtgccagggtctttttaaacaatcagctctcgcgagaactaatagagcgagtactcactcattacccctcctcccccagggagagcattaatccattcatgagggatccgcccccatgactcaatcagtttccaacactgccacattggggatcaaatttccatatgagttttggcaggtacaacacatccaaactccattaacCCTTCTCCCTATCGATGGTATAATTCAATGCATGGCACTTTATACCTTCTTGGAACTCAAAAGAACGTTCTAGCAAGACCAGCGGAAGTATGCCATTCAGCTCACCTTCTCCACCCCTGATTCTAAAGAGACCTCTTATCTTTCTAACCTCCTTACTAGGAAGCCAGAAGCACTACATTCTTTTTACTCCAGCGGAAGCCTACTCTCAGTAAAGTATCTCCAACGTAATCGTAACAATTTACAAATGACTTAAGATATAAAAGCTTCACAATGGATTAAGTTTTGGAAGTTCTAACTGGAATTTTAGGCATCAACTGGGTATGCATATGTGGAGTggggaaataggaaagaaaaacaaaggacaGTGTTTTAAATGGGTAATTATAAGCTATATGAATACATTTAAATCATAGGGCCATTGTAACATGACAGACAAATCTAAGGACCTATGCCTATCATGGCAGTGACTCCCTCCTCCCTGGGCTTTTGTGGCAtcattttctccacattttctttctgtctcttgatgttcattttttttcactgacTCCTCCTCCTTGGACTTTCCTTCAAACATTCATGTTCCCCAGGATGTCTTCTCGTGCCATCTTCAATTTTAGCAAGGTACCCTTGGCACCCATCCATTTCCAGGCTGTCTAAAAACAATTCCCAAAGACAGCACAGTGTGTGGAAGAAGCTAGCCTCCAAAGATGTCTTCTGGATAGTCATGCCTTTGTGCAGTTCCCTTCTCTTGAATCTCGGCTGGCCCTGTGACTCACTTTTAACCAACggaatgcagcagaagtgatgGGGCATGATTTTTGAAAGGAGATCATTAAAAACTGTGCAGTTGCTGCCTGGCTGTCTTGGACAACTTCCCGTGGGCTAAGCCAGATGCTGTGTAACAAGTCCAAAACTGCTGTGTAGCTGAGTGAGAAAGGCCGGGCTGATCATGTAGTGAGACTCCGTGGACAGAGAAGACCAGCCATCCCAGCTCTTCCAGCCATTCCAACTGAGATGCCAAGACACAAATAAAGAAACCATCTTAGATATGCAGCATGGCTGAATCTGCAGATGACTCTAGTTCCAGCAGCCATCTGACTGCAACCACATGAGAGTACTCAAGCTAGAACTTTCCAACTGAGCTCAAGCAACTCACAGAACCatgaaaagtaataataaatcaCTGCTTTAAGACACAAAATTAAGGAATGATTTGTTAAACAGCAATAGATAATGGAAACAGTGTGGGAAAATTTATGGgattatgtgactttgggcaaaagACTTACTTCTCTGACACTAAGTTTCTCCAGTGTTAAATACTACCTATCTTTCACAGTTGTGTAAACAATTAAGATAGCACACACTAGTGCCTAGCATCAAGAGAGACAGTTCCTAATCTATGTTCCCAAATCTCTCCTAAGCACCAATCTAGTGGATAGACACAGTGCCATTTACCATAGCCAAAATCCAATATTCAAACCTATTTCAACTTCTGTTAtctaattagcatattaatcCTACCATTAATTCAGTCTTTTTTTACATTAGTCAGTTTCTACATTTAGTAAGTCTTTCCCTCAACCCTAACACCTACTTTGTTACCAAGTTCTGTTGATTCCATCTCAAATTATATCCTGAACCTGCCTCCTCCCCACTGTCCTAGTTGAAGTCCTCCTCATCTCTTACTTTAAAAACTTCCCTAAGTGGTCTATCTCTAATCCATCTTCCCACTGGTTCCAGAGTAATTTTTCTGCACTACAGAGCTGATAATGCCACTCTCTTATTTAAATTATGTCTCTCCATTTTGACAGGAAGACAAGGTACAAGTTCTCGGCTTTGTAAATTAAGCCAGTCACAACTGACTAGGCTTCAGCTTTATCTCTCACTATCACCAGATATCTACAGATGGTCCCTGGTGTGGCCTACAATTTTTCAACCTTACTATGGTGATGTGTAAATGATACACATCCGGTAGAAAGTGGTACAATACGTTCTCGAAATGCTGGGCAGTAGCAGTGAGCTGCAGCTCCCAGTCAACCATGCAATCACAAGGGTAAATAACTGATATTCCACAGCATACTGTGTTGCCAGATGATACAGCCCAACTGCAGGCTAATGTAAGTATTTTGAGCATGTTttaggtaggctaggctaagctataatggttggtaggttaggtgtattaaatgcacgttcaacttatgatattttcaacttacgatgggtttatcaggacataacacCATTGTTAAGTCAAGAAGCATCTTGACTTATTCCAGCCACTCTCCCTATATAAACTTCACATATGTTCACAGCAAACATTTCTCTACCTCTATTCACGGTTTCTCTTTATGCTGGAATTATCCTCTCTAATTCTCCATTTAAGGAAGTCCTACTAGTCTTTTAAGGTCTAGTTTTCCATGAAGAATCATTTTCTCTTGCTTTAACCCAAAACCTCTAATACAACACTTATCCTAATTATTTCCACATATACTAATCTCAGCTTAATAAGGCACCTTTGATTGTATAGAACACATATTAAGCATGTTTATAGTCCTAGTTACTACAACTCTTCCTCGCATAaggtagatactcaataaatgttgaatgaattaatattcattatattaataataaatgttgAAGATTATAACACCTCAGAGTAAAGAGATCTTTACAATTCAAATGGTATATGTTTTCTAAATAGTTGCCATTTACCATAGAGGGGCATTCCTAATGTAGTATAAGTACCTCctataacagaaaaatagaaagatcaagtaaaaagaaatttttaatccaatccattTTATCCAGTCAACTATTTATCTGAAGAGCAGGCAGCTTCAAACTACTAGGGTCCCAAAGTGATATGACCACCTTCCCCTCATTCAGGTTCTTAAGAATCATTTTTAAGACTCAGGGCCCAGTCTATTTCATTTAGAGATGAAGGAACTGAGAAAATGCTGAAAAACAAAGATGATACCTATTGAAAGTGAAGGGTTACTAATATGTAGAGGGCATGTTAAGGGAAAGTCAGTTGAATGACCATGACAATGCCTCAACAGTTGACACTCCTTTGGTAATTACAATTTATGGCCCATAGTCTCCTAGGTCCACATTCTCAAATCCTGCTACTATCCCAGAGAAGACAGGACTCAAAGAGGGCAACTCACCAAAGTGATTAACATATAAACAAGAATGCCAAATGAGCACCATACAAGACCAAATGTTTAAAACTGCCTCACAAGGGCTTGAGGAAAAGTATATAAGGTGACTGAATTAAAATCAGATTACTTGGGGAACACGGAATCCCAACAAAGGAAGTGTTATAGGCTGTGATGACCAATGGATCCGTCTTTACAGTAGGGCCATGCCTGCATCAGGGCCAGACAACTGAGTCCTTGGGACAGGGTAACTTTCcacctgggaagttttaaaaaagcataGTAATTCTGTCTCTCTAACTCTACATTTTTCTAtatcttaaaattaaacattccCCTTTTGATAATAGAACTGGAGAATGGATATGTTAATATAATCACCTATAAACACTTTAATACAACCAAATGATCTGTGACTTGGATGAAAATTTTTAGCTTCTCACTTACATACCAATTTTTAGTCACAGTATTCTCAAAATGTCAGCTTATTTCTAAGTTCCAGGAATACATTTTGTAGCCCTCTCTATGTATTAGCTACAGGACAAAATTTAGACAGACATGCCAATACTGATGAAGAAAATACAATTGCTCTGACCAATAAAAGAAATGGTACCCTAATAATAGTACAAgttgaaaagtaaataataaaaatgtatacaaaaatcTATAATAACgataaaaaatgactaaaaatatgtgtgcatataaatACTGTATAAAAAGACTACCAAATACAGGAGACTACCAAATACTGTCTCTTATTTTCTTACAAGGTCCTTAATCACTTAAAGTTAAACACTTACTCTAACGATGCTaccatttttcaaagtattttgctACTCTTCTTTGGTAACTGCTTTCAGACCCTGATGTACACCATTTTGAACATCCCGAATGGTGGCAAATCTTAACCTCTGTAGATGAACTTGATTTTAAAGAAGGAGGGGAGTCACTTGGTATCATCTTGGTCATAGGTAAGGTGTATAAAATGAGTGCtatctttttgttgttaaatGAGATTATGATCCCTAAatagaatgatttaaaaattgatGTACAAAGAAATCCTAAAAGGAGTTTCAAAAGATATGTTGAGTACTAATAGCACATATCAGTGGAAAAACTCCCCTGCCTCCTAAAATGATAGCTTCCAAAGGTAAAAACCATAATATGGTTTTGGTTAAGGTGTTTTTTTAAAGTGGTCTCCTTACTTTAGCTATGCCTCTATGATTCATTTCCTGATTCCAAACCTAGTGCTTTTCGGACACTTTTATTAGAAAGAACTAATTAGgcaaaaaatactaaagaaatacCTGGCCACAAGCTGAACATGCTATAAGCAAGGTAAAACTGCTGTGAACAAAACTTCTGTACACTAACATGCAGACATACACTGAGATAAAGCAGATGGCTGAAGAGGTTCATACCAGGAGGACTGAGTACACCAGCATCTACTTCATCTTCCCATAACAAAAGTTAGTGCCTGCTTAGTAAATGATGGGGTTAAAAGCTTTAAGACACATCTTTTACAGCCACCGTACAGAATAAACTAGAGAATCAATAAGCTAAAATTAGATAACATAACCTGTGATGGATAAAGACTTAAACTATTCTAAACCTTTCTTCAGTAGTGCCTAGAAATAAAGCACACTGGGGAGAAAAGGTATGGTGGATGATACAGGGTGAGAATCCATATGTCTGGCATGGCAGAAAATAACGGAGAAAAGAGTCAGAGATGgtgataagaaaataataaagcagcTAGCCATGGAATCTAGGCAGGGAAAGAAACCCAGTGTTGCCCTACAAATGACTGGAAGTCCTAGCATGTCTAAGGTTAGAGTTAGTTGATAGGGTAGAACAGGAAAGATCAAAGGACAAGAGGAGGGAAAATACCCAAAGTCTGAAACCTTGGAGGCCCCATATCCTTCTGCCTCTGTTGAAAGATAAGTAGATAAATGAATGGAGGTAAGATGATTAGataaaacacaatgaaaaagaatgaatatgGCAAAGAATGGTTAAAGTCTTAAGCCAaatcccacccctacccccaattCCTTTCTTGAACTGTCTACTAAAATTTAGACACACTAGTCTATACTCAGTCTCCAGAATGTGTCATGGACTTTCCAATCATTTAACTTTGCTTGCACCATTCTCTATACTGGAGACAACCTCTCTCTTCTGCCTATCTAATTTTACAAATTCAATGAATTCCTATGTCACCTACAAATgcataaatatgaaaacatatccaaactcttaAGACATAAAGCAGATTTCTAAAGTCAATCAATAGAAAGAACGCAAGCTAATATATTTGAAcatgaggtgattttttttttcccctaaatggttaaaatacatttttaaaaaaggaagaaagaaactgcaATCAAACGCATGCAAGACCTGGAAAATCTCCAAAAGCCACATGCTCTGTGGAGCAGTCTGGAATGTCTTAAGAGGGCCATTGCAATGAAGAAACTATGATCCAGAGGATCTTCACCTCCTTACCATGTCCTAACACTTATGAGCCACACTAATCACCAACTCCTATCTTGCTCCCTCCCAAGACTTGTCTCTATTTgagttttgttgtgtttttacaATAAAGCACCAATGACCGTTTGTAACAGCTTCCTAAATCTAAGATATAGCATGTAGTTCACAACAGAACTATAAGATTAAGATGACTGTGTAATGGGCTCAAAGGTAAAGGTCCAACTCGATGGTGACAAACTATTTATTACCAATGATAGGGTTAGATTATTCACAAACACTTTACAATACTAAATCAATTTCCTTTGAACATCCTTAGCCTCTTTCACCACCTTAGTCTGTTCCTTCTCATTAACAAGGTAGAACAGCGTTCTATACATATAAATCTGTAGCCAAAAACTGTTACAATGTACATCAAAACAAATACTCCACAGAACCAAAAATATAATATGCATACTAAGAGATAATGTTATtgaggaaaaatgtaattaaacaaCTTTCAGCTACTACAGTTCTTTGATACATGTGAATCATCACAAGTTTACTACTTAGTATAATTCTTGTTTTAGAATATCTATGTCACAGCATTCCTGCACTTACTCAGAAAGTCTGTTATAATGCTTTGATGGAATACTGAGTTATCATTTAGGCTTTAGTTTACCAATCAATACTTCATGGTTCTGTCATGAAAATACTTACTGTTTTTGTTTCCCTTCTCCTTCATTTCCTTTTGACATAACTCAGGCAGCCTACCAGTTCCACTCACTGCCAGTTTCTGAAAGTTAATATATATCCCTCCAACTACCAGTCAGCAAaacacgcaaaaaaaaaaaaaaggaattgaagtTCTGGAGACTTTCTCACTCTGTGAATCATACAAAGTCAGAAAACACAAACACCAAGGCTAATAAATTGGGAGTCATCCTGATTCTTCATTCTCACCTTATATCCAAACTATCACTATGCCCTATCAATTCTGTGTCTCTCAGAGCAAAAAAATCTATGTATCATGTTCACTAAAGTCCTCTCAGTTCATAACACAGCCTGAAACAAAGCATGTGTTTAATGAagtatttttcaataaatgaataaataagtcaGATCTGGAAGACAAAAAGGTTGAGGGAGATATCTGATCAAGTtacttatattattaaaaattcaattttcaaaacttaaaagtatcatcaataaaaaacaaagtttcaaaataaaCTTGCTTTTCATAGCAATAGTAAtaaactttcaggaaaaaaaccTGAGGGAAAAATATTCTCAATTTTTCCCACAGCACtctcacaaaacaaacaacacagaagacagaTTTCTGTGACCAATGTcacaccagcaagcaagcaaatCTTCAGcaaacaccagctgggtgtccttcAACTCAATTCAATACTGATGCAATCTACGTGGAGACAGTTGTCAGATCCCACAGATTGAGAGCTCAGTTTCCATGACTgtccccccacttcagatgccagtcacaagcccaGGCCTCTGAAACTTCTGACCAATCAGCTATATAAATCaaggttcccacaaccccctcctcccTCTTTAGGCTCAATTAATTTGCTTGAGTGGCTCAAAGAAACACTTGCGATTACcggtttattacaaaggatacagatgaaaagATGGATAGGACGAGGTGTGGAAGAAGGTGCATGGAGTTTCCATGCCCTCCCTAGGCAAATCACCCTTCAGGAACTTGATGTGTTCAGCTCTCCAGAAGCTTCCCGAACccaatttttagctttttatgGAAGCTTTACTACACAGGCATGATAATTAAGTCATTGGCCATTggggatcaacttaaccttcagacTGCTGTTTGGGCTGAAAGTCCCCAACTCTCTAATTCTGCCTTGCTGGTTCCAGTTACCAGCTCCCATCTTGAAGCTACCTAGt contains the following coding sequences:
- the ARL5A gene encoding ADP-ribosylation factor-like protein 5A — its product is MGILFTRIWRLFNHQEHKVIIVGLDNAGKTTILYQFSMNEVVHTSPTIGSNVEEIVINNTRFLMWDIGGQESLRSSWNTYYTNTEFVIVVVDSTDRERISVTREELYKMLAHEDLRKAGLLIFANKQDVKECMTVAEISQFLKLTSIKDHQWHIQACCALTGEGLCQGLEWMMSRLKIR